The segment GAAGTTTAGATTGTTTATTGATCAACAAAAAGAAGAAAAATGGTTAAATGAGATGATTCAAAAAGGATGGGTATGCAGGAGAATCAGTTCATTTGGCGTATATAATTTCGAAAAAATCAATCATTTCGAGCAAGCAATTCGCCTTGATTTTCAATCGTTCAAGTCAAAAGATATGTATCAGCAATATACATTATTGCATGAGGACTTTGGTTGGAAGCATATAGGCGGTTCACGGTGGTCTTCATTACAATACTGGCTCAAACCTACAGATGGTCTGGATGAATTATATTCAGATAATGCCTCAGAAAAATGTTATTTGGAACGTTTGGTTAAATATTATGGTGCTTGTACATTTTTATTTATCATATTAACGGTGGGTTTATTTAATAACGCGTTACAATACACAAATCTAAAGTCAGCCTATTTTACTCCCGGGCTTTGGGACAAAGAGGGTACCGCATTTATATTCGCTTTTTTATTTGAAACACCATTTGCCCTTTTAAGATTTGGCAGCCCTTGGTTTATCATTATTTGTGGTATCGCTTTTACGACGACGTATTTAAAGTACAAGAAAGAGTTGGAAAAAACGGCGTAACATTGTAGGATTAAATTCGGTTTTAACTCAAATCAGATGAATTTTCAATATTCGAATTATAAAAGGAGTTTGTTAAATGGAGAAATCTAAACTTCAATCTTTTTGTCTCACACTACCTGGAACGACACATGATTACCAAGTAGACTGGCAAGCGGATCGTTATCATGTTGGTGGAAAAATGTTCGCAATGATGGGTGGAGATGTTGAAAGAAAGCCCATCATCACTTTAAAATGCGATCCCGCGCGTGCGGAAGAGTTACGAGAAACCTATCCAGGTATTATTCCTGGTTATTATATGAATAAGACGCACTGGAATTCTATTTATTTTGATTCAGATTTATCTAATGAATTGATAGAAAATCTAATTCTCCATTCTTATCAGCTGGTTTTTGAGAAACTAACAAAGAAAGTTCAAAATGAAATCGATCCTAAACACGATTAAGAATAGATTGATGTCGAATATCTTGGTCTATATCTTTTATGTGCGCAAACTGCCTTCCTTCAAATACCAGCTTATAATCACCCACGCAAAAAGCTTATCGGATACAGCAACGCACTATCCAATAAGCTTTTTGTATTATCCATCTTTATATTAACTATAACAATAAAACCCCTGTCCTGTTTTCCATCGATAATGCCCTGCACGTACTAGTTTTTTCAGCAATAAAGAAATGCGATATTTTGAATTACCGGTTTCATTAAGTAGCGTTTCTTGAACGTACAGTAACATATCCAAGCCAATCATATCCGCAAGTTTTAAAGGGCCGATTGGTTGATTTGTTCCTAAAACCATTCCTTTATCAATACCTTCATCTAAAACAAAAATGACTTCACGAAATTTTTTATAGCTTAAACTCACACACCTGCATCCTCTTTAGGTCGCAATGTATGCTTCATCACTTTACCGGAAGCGTTTCTCGGCAATTCATTCAAAAATTCTACTTCCACTGGCACTTTATATTTTGCGAGCTGTGTTGCCGAGTAGTTCTTCACTTGGTCCTCCGTCAGTGATTGCCCTTCCTTCAATACGACGTAAGCTTTTGGCACTTCTCCGTATACGGGATGTGGGACGCCGACTACTGCCGCTTCCAATAGTTCAGGAATTTGATAAAGTACATCTTCTACTTCAATGGGGTAAACATTTTCTCCGCCTCGATTAATCATGTCTTTTTTACGGTCAACAATATACAGTAGACCGTCCTCGTCAAAGCGGCCTAAATCACCTGAATAGAGCCAGCCTTCTTTAATTGTGCGCGCTGTTTCTTCCTCATTTTTTAAATAGCCTTTCATCACTTGAGGTCCCTTAACAACAATTTCCCCCACCTGTCCAATAGGTAGTGACTTTCCATATTCATCGACTACTCGTACTTCCGTTTGTGGCAAAGGTTCACCAACAGAGCCGATTTTGCTTAGCGCATGATGGTCTTTGAGTGAAGAAGCAGCAGGTGAATTTTCCGTTTGGCCATATAAATTTTGTACTTTAATGTTTGGGAAGGTTTCTTTCAATTTCTTCAATATTTCATAAGGCATTGGTGCGGCACCGTAACCGAATAAACGCAATGTTGGAAGCTCAATTTCTTTTATATGTGGTAAATTTAATAGAATTGTATACATCGCTGGAACACCGAAGAACATCGTCGGCTTGGCATTTTGTAAAAGCGCTAGTGTTTTGTCAGTTGAAAATGCCTCTTCAATAATGATTGTGCCGCCTTTATACGTAACCGGGACAACGAAAACATGCGCTGCTGCACAGTGAAATAATGGAGTGGATACAAGCATGCGGTCATTTTCTGTAATATCCATGACTTCTGACCAAATTTCCCCAGCCGCCATAATATTTCTGTGCGTCAGCATTACTCCTTTAGGCTTCCCGGTTGTTCCAGATGTGTACATAATGACGGATGTATCATGTTCCCCTAATGGCACAGGTGTAAAGTGGAGGGTTTCATCCGTAAGAATTTTCCCAAGCTGATCTTCACCGCCGATTGCGAGTTTTTCATGGAAGACATGTTGCGTTTCATTAATGACATGTTCAATTCGGACATCGTAAATAAGTGACTTGGCTTTTGAATGATTGAAAATATATTCCACTTCAGGTACAGCGAGCTTTGTATTAACGGGCATTACAGAAAATCCACCCAATTGTAAACCGAAATAACATACTAAAAATAGATCCGTGTTTAATGAATAAAGCGCGATAATATCTTCCTTTTCATAGCATTTTGATTGAAAATAAGCTGCGATTCGTTTCGCTTTTTCGTAAAACTCACGATATGTCCACTCACGTCCGTTATAAGAAGTAAACACTTTGTCTGGTTGATTTTTCGCATAATTTCCGAATAATTCAGGTAGTAACATAGTAATCTCCCCTTTATTTCAATAGTTTAATAATATACGCTGCAAATTGCTGTTTTAGCTCTTCCTTCGTCATTCTGCCAGTCGGGTTATACCACTGTTGAATCCAGTTCATTGCACCGAGTATCATCATTCGGACAATAATCGGCTCTTTCACATGGAATTCCCCTGAAGTGACCCCTTTTTCAATAGCCTGATCAAATAAATTAGAATAATATTTTCGTAATTTCAGCACAGGTTCAATTTGCTCTGGATTAAACATTTGTTTCGGCTCGATAATTAAGTTGAACGTTTCTTTTTCATCTACTGCATAGTTAATATGCGTGGCGACCATTTTTCGTAGTAGATGTTCCGCAGAGCCTTCTTCCAGTAAAATTTCTTCAAGCTCCTCAGTTGCTTGCGCGAGAACAAGTTTATGACATTGGTACATGAGATCGCCTTTATTTTTAAAGTAATAATATAATGAACCTTTTGTCATCAACATTTCTGCCGCAATTTCTTCCATTGTTGCACCGTCATAACCTCTCCGATTCACGATTGTAATGGCAGATAATAAAATTTGTTCTTTCTTCTTTAAGATCTTTTTCTCAGAGAGTTTCATTTGCAACCTCCTACGACAGTATTTTCTTCGCGATAATGCCTTTCATAATTTCGGTCGTACCAGCGTAAATAGACGTCACCGAAATGTCGCGGTATCTTCGGGCAATTTCGTATTCCTCCATATAGCCATAGCCACCATGGAGTTGAAGGCATTCTGCTGCTACTCGTTTCGCCATTTCACTAATCCACCACTTGGCCATCGAAACTTCTTTTACGATATCCTCGCCATTTATATGTTTTTCGGTCAAAGTATTCACATACGTTCTCCCGATGTCAATTTCTGTCGCCATTTCAGCAAGTTTAAATTGTGTGTTTTGGAAATCAGCAATTCGGCTACCGAAAGCTTTACGCTCTTTCACATAATTAATTGTTAGTTTCAGCATTTCCTCCGCTTCCACTTGAACTTGGAGCGCTACGACAAGGCGCTCTTGTTGCAGTTTTTCCATTAAGTAATAAAAGCCTTTTCCTTCTTCCCCAAGCAAATTTTCGACAGGTACTTTTACATCCTCAAAAATAAGCTCTGCTGTATCACCAGAATGCATGCCGATTTTATTTAACTTTTTACCTCGTTTGAAGCCGGCTATGCCATTTTCCACAATGAGTAAACTAATTCCTCGGTGCGCGGGTTGTGCATGGGGATCTGTTTTACAAACAACAACGACGTAATCTGCGTGCATGCCGTTTGTAATGAATGTTTTCTCCCCATTTAAAATATAGTGATCCCCGTCTTTACGCGCGGTCGTTTTGATGCCGGCTAAGTCGGAACCAGCTCCTGGCTCTGTCATAGCAATGGCGGAAATAAATTCCCCTGAAACGCTCTTTGGCAGCCACTTTTGTTTTTGCTGCTCGGTGCCATACGCCGCGATGTAAGGGCTTACAATATCAGAGTGCAAACAAATGCCACTTGCTAAACCAACGCCTACCTTTTCTAACTCTTCCGTTAAAATCATAGAGTAAGAAAAATCAAGCCCAAGTCCCCCATACTGTTCATCCACCCATGGAAGTAAGAAACCATTTTCCCCTAGCTTTAACCAAAAGTCGCGTGGAATATCGCGTTGTTCTTCCCATTTTTCGTAATAGGGATACGCTTCTTTTTGGAGCATTTTGTGAAGCGCTTCTCGAAACATATCATGCTCTTTTGTTAAGAATTTAGCTTTCATGTATAAGTAATCCTCCTTTGAGTTTAGAATTTGTTTTCTGTAAATTCTGAATTAATTTCCATTTTAGCTGTCTATTTATTAAAATGCAACGCTTTTTTAAACCGTGTTCAATTTTTAATCTATGTTCAAAATTTGAAAATCATTCATGATGAGAGGTCGGAATATTTAGGGGGTTCTACTAATAATATGCACTTTTTATGTAACAAAACTGATGACACAACATTCCCCCAAAAAAATTCAAACCGTTGTTGGAAGTGGATTTGTATAATAATGCATAAAATATCGTATAAACAATGGGCAACCAAAAAACCACAAAACGTTGAGTTAACAACGTTTTGTGGTTTTGGGTGTCACTTCATAGATAGTCGGTGATTTCCTTTACATCAGTTCTGCATATTTGATTCCTTTGACAAATAATCTTCTAATTGATTGAAGGTGCCTGAGAATCCTTCTTGAACCATATCTTGTGATTCTACAAAGGTTTTAAGTTCCTCTTCGGTTGCTGATACAGGAGTCTCAATCATCGTAAGGGTTGTTTTGCCATCGTGTTCTAAGAACGTAAATGTATTCCGTATTTTCAGAGGCCAGGTATTGTCAAATGGTGCACGCACGAGATTGCCTTCTTCATCGGAAAAGAATTGGGTATAAATAAACTTTTCCGGGGTGCTAATTTCATCATAAATGAATTTGACCCACATGATATCGCCATCAGGGGATTTCTGGCTATAGTGGAAAACACCATCCTGGCTGAACTCGAACGTAGAAATGTTAAAATCCCATCCTTTTGGTCCCCACCAATTTCGCAGATGTTCTGCTTGGGTGAATGCCTTAAAAACAATCTCCCGAGCAGCATTTAAAGTGTAGATGATTTCAATTTTAGTAGACATAATTTTCCCTCCAATAGTTTAACTTCTCCCAACGCGAACATGCCGTTAGGGGAATATCCGTGTCAAGGAATTGAGTTTTTTATAATAAAAGTAATGTGGTCCATTTTATAATATCCTAAGCATCAAATTTTACACATAATGTTTCAAATGTGTCAAAAGATTTTTCAGTAAAGTTAAGACTACTTCATCAATCTGGCCCGTTTGTTGAACACATGTTAAACAACACTCTTCAACTAAAATGGATTTAATTAAAGGATCAGGCAAAAACATAAATGGAATTATGTGACCGTTCATGTATAGGGAGAAGTCGAACTATTAGAGGAGGAACAGGAGGTTAATGAGCTCTTTACATGATATGGTGCTAAAATACGAAGCTCCTGACAGTTCATACAATTTGCAAGATGTAGATGCCGGATTTCTTGCTGGTATGAACAAAGGAGTTCAAGGTTTCAAAATAAAAATTAACAAAATAGAGGGGAAAGCAAAGTTAAGTCAAAATCATTCATCGCAAAGACAAGAGTTAGTTATTCATCAACTTGAACAGATTTCAAATACAGATGAGCAACAAATTTCTTTATTAATGAAGGCAAACCTAAAAAAACTACAATAATGTGTATCTCGTTTAACAAGCCCAATTAAAAAGTCGATTTCCCCCAACAAAAATAGACTACTAATTGTAAAGCCAATTAGCAGTCTATTCCGGTTCATCAAATATCAAAGGTTGTATACCATATATTCAATAGACAAATCTTACCTTACATACTGATAAAACAACCCATCTTTCGTATCGTACCAGAACATTTGACCCAATTTTTTCTTTGGCAGCCTTACGTTCAAACCCCATTCAGGGTATTGTTTGATCAGTTGGATTTGTTCCCCTGTTGCAAAGGCTACAAACGAAATATAATGTTCCTTTGTCATCGGGTGTTCGCTGGAAACGAACCATTCATTGTCAATCATCTCAACGCTTAATTTTTCAGCGTTTGTAGCTTTTTTTGCTTCAAGTGGCTCAAGTTTTCGACCACAGCATGATACCGTGAAGTTTCCTGTTGCAAGCCCAATGTTTGTACAATTTGGGCATACATAATAAAGTGATTTTTTCATATTTCCTCCTACCATTTCGTTCATAGTAACTTCCCCATCTAATAAGTCTTCAATCGGTACTTCTAGGAGGGCTGATAATTGCGGTAGCAACGTAATATCAGGACATCCATAACCGCGCTCCCATTTTGAAATCGTGCGGTCAGAAAGATGCATTTCATCCGCTAGTTGTTTTTGAGTTAACCCTTTTTCTTTCCGCAATTGATAAATAAGATGACCAATTTTTTCATTATCCACGTTAATCCCTCCTACTGCTTCTATCATAATGTAACTTAAATCGCATAACAACAAACGCTCCGTAGAGTTTGTGAAAAAGAAAGAAAAACAGCCTGCGAAAAAATTCCACAGGCTGTTTTTCAACTATTAATTATCTCTCACATCTTTCCGATTTTTCTTCAGCATTTTCGATAATAGTTCATACACAATTGGTACGACGATTAGCGTTAATAATGTTGATGATAATAAACCGCCAATTACGGTAATCGCTAAATCTTGTGAAATTAAACCACCACCAGCACCGCCAAATGCCATTGGGACCATTGCCCCAATTGTTGCGATTGCTGTCATTAAAATTGGACGTAATCGCGTTGCACCAGCTTCTAAAATTGCCTCGCGCATATTCATACCATCATGTTCCATATGAATAATACGGTCGACGAGTACAATCGCATTCGTCACGACGATTCCGATTAACATAAGTAGACCCATTAATACAGAAACCGAAATTGTTTGACCCGATGCCCATAAGCCAACCCATGAACCGATTACCGCGAATGGTAATGAGAAAAGAATCGCAAATGGTGCTAAACCTTCACCGAATGTTACTACTAAAATGAAGTAAACAATCGCAATTGCTGCTACCATCGCTAACCCAAGTTGTGTAAATGTTTGAGCCATATCTGCTGCAACCCCACCGACACCAGTTGTAACGCCTTTTGGTAAATCTAAGTCTGCGATTTTTTCATCGGCAGCTGATGTGGCTTTTGAAATATCTTTATCTGTAATTGTACCTGAAACTGTCGCAAAGAATTCACCTTTTTGACGAGATAAAGAAGTTAACGTTGTGCCTTCTTCCACTTTTACTAACTCACCAAGCGTCATTGTAGTACCCATTGCTGTTTGAACAGGTGTTTTTAATAATTCATCAATCGAAGCCGCGCTTGCTTTGGCATCACGTTGAACAACTACATTAATATCTTTACCGTTATTTTCAACAGTCGTTAATACTTCTTTTGATGTATCCACTTGTAACGCCATTAAAATTTGAGCTGTTGTTAAGCCATATTGTAAAACGTCTTGCTGATCTACTTTTAATACATGCTCAACATATGGGTTCGAAGCATTCGATTTAATATCTTCTAAACCTTTAATATCTTGTAAAGCACCCTCTACTTGAGAAACGGCTGTACGTAGCTTATCTAAGTCTTCACTGTAAAGCGTGTAGCTTACTTCATTAGAAGACATGCCACCCATGCCGAAGTTTTGTGTTTTCCATTCACCAGATTGACCGATGTTGAAAATATAATCTTCTACTTCTTTTTTCGCTTTTGTGAATTTTGCTGCTTCCATTTCTGGATCAAAAATTAAGAACATTAATCCACTACCAGCACTGCCGCCCATCATCATAGCAGACGGGTCTGTTGAAGCTTCTGTTGTTACCGATAATTGAATAATATCAACATCGTCACGTTTTAATAATTCTTTTTCAACTTCTTCAATATTCGCTAATGTGTTATCAATTAGTTCACCTGTGCCTGGTGAATATGTTAAATACATCATTTTCTCTTCTTGTGAACCCATGAAGCTAAAGCCGATTAATGGTGTTAGCATTAATGAACCAACAAGCATTGCCACAGCAACAATTGAAGTAATCCATTTATGGTTTAAACATTTTTCTAGGAAATTACGATAAGCAACCGCCAGTTTCCCAACTTCTTTATGTTGACTTTCTGCTTTTTCCCCGTAAATTTTCTTACGGAATAAGAAGTGTGAAAGTGCCGGAACAATTGTAACTGCAACGATTAATGACGCAATTAATGCAAATGACATTGTTAAAGCAAATGGTAAGAACAGTTCACTCACCATACCTCCAACAAAAATAAGTGGTGCGAATACAGCCACTGTTACTAATGTTGAAGAGAAGATTGGTTTGAACATTTCTAGTGTTGCCTCACGAATGAGTGCACGTCCTTGTAGCTTTTCATCTTTCAAGTGCATGCGTCGGTAAATATTTTCGACAACAACGATGGAGTCATCAATTACACGACCAATTGCGACCGTGATGGCACCAAGCGTCATAATATTTAACGTAATACCTAACCAGTTTAATAATAGTAATGCCATAAATACTGAAACTGGAATGGAAATAATCGAAATAATTGTCGATTTAAAGTCACGTAAGAATAATAAAATAATTAAGATGGCAATTAATCCACCAAATACTGCTTTCTCAATCATTGTGAAAACAGAATCTTCAATTGGCTGACCTTGGTCAAGTGAAATATCGACTTTTAAGCCTTTAATTAATTTTTCTTCTTCCGCCATTAAATCTTTCACGGCATTAACAACCGTTACCGTATTAGCATCTTGCCCTTTAACGATTTGGATGGCAATCGCATCTTTACCGTTTGTACGTGAAACGGATTGAACTTTACCAACCGTTTTGATGTCGGCAATATCCCCTAATTTCACGAATGGTGATGGATTTGCTGCAGATGGTGTAACTGGAATGAGCATTTCTTTTAAGTCTTCCATCGTTTTGAACTTACCATCAATTGCAACGGCTTGTTCCCCATCTTTAAATTCATATAAACCAAGCGAAATGGCTAAGTCACTTGCTTGAACCATTTGCTTCACGGAATCCTCTGTTAAACCAAGGTCCGCCATTTTCTTTTCATCATATGTGAAAGCAACTTCTTCAATATGTTGACCTGTAATCGATGCAGATGCTACACCGTCAATTTTATTAATTTTTGGTAGAATAATATCTTCCACTGTCGATGTTAGCTCGACAATTTCTTCTTCCGTGCTACTTATTGATAAAGCAACAACGGGCATCATATTCATACTAATCGCCATAACAGTTGGCTTTTGTACGTCTTTAGGTA is part of the Solibacillus sp. FSL K6-1523 genome and harbors:
- a CDS encoding DUF2812 domain-containing protein produces the protein MKKFRLFIDQQKEEKWLNEMIQKGWVCRRISSFGVYNFEKINHFEQAIRLDFQSFKSKDMYQQYTLLHEDFGWKHIGGSRWSSLQYWLKPTDGLDELYSDNASEKCYLERLVKYYGACTFLFIILTVGLFNNALQYTNLKSAYFTPGLWDKEGTAFIFAFLFETPFALLRFGSPWFIIICGIAFTTTYLKYKKELEKTA
- a CDS encoding MmcQ/YjbR family DNA-binding protein, which produces MEKSKLQSFCLTLPGTTHDYQVDWQADRYHVGGKMFAMMGGDVERKPIITLKCDPARAEELRETYPGIIPGYYMNKTHWNSIYFDSDLSNELIENLILHSYQLVFEKLTKKVQNEIDPKHD
- a CDS encoding 3-hydroxyacyl-CoA dehydrogenase family protein, with product MSLSYKKFREVIFVLDEGIDKGMVLGTNQPIGPLKLADMIGLDMLLYVQETLLNETGNSKYRISLLLKKLVRAGHYRWKTGQGFYCYS
- a CDS encoding class I adenylate-forming enzyme family protein codes for the protein MLLPELFGNYAKNQPDKVFTSYNGREWTYREFYEKAKRIAAYFQSKCYEKEDIIALYSLNTDLFLVCYFGLQLGGFSVMPVNTKLAVPEVEYIFNHSKAKSLIYDVRIEHVINETQHVFHEKLAIGGEDQLGKILTDETLHFTPVPLGEHDTSVIMYTSGTTGKPKGVMLTHRNIMAAGEIWSEVMDITENDRMLVSTPLFHCAAAHVFVVPVTYKGGTIIIEEAFSTDKTLALLQNAKPTMFFGVPAMYTILLNLPHIKEIELPTLRLFGYGAAPMPYEILKKLKETFPNIKVQNLYGQTENSPAASSLKDHHALSKIGSVGEPLPQTEVRVVDEYGKSLPIGQVGEIVVKGPQVMKGYLKNEEETARTIKEGWLYSGDLGRFDEDGLLYIVDRKKDMINRGGENVYPIEVEDVLYQIPELLEAAVVGVPHPVYGEVPKAYVVLKEGQSLTEDQVKNYSATQLAKYKVPVEVEFLNELPRNASGKVMKHTLRPKEDAGV
- a CDS encoding TetR/AcrR family transcriptional regulator, with the protein product MKLSEKKILKKKEQILLSAITIVNRRGYDGATMEEIAAEMLMTKGSLYYYFKNKGDLMYQCHKLVLAQATEELEEILLEEGSAEHLLRKMVATHINYAVDEKETFNLIIEPKQMFNPEQIEPVLKLRKYYSNLFDQAIEKGVTSGEFHVKEPIIVRMMILGAMNWIQQWYNPTGRMTKEELKQQFAAYIIKLLK
- a CDS encoding acyl-CoA dehydrogenase family protein, producing the protein MKAKFLTKEHDMFREALHKMLQKEAYPYYEKWEEQRDIPRDFWLKLGENGFLLPWVDEQYGGLGLDFSYSMILTEELEKVGVGLASGICLHSDIVSPYIAAYGTEQQKQKWLPKSVSGEFISAIAMTEPGAGSDLAGIKTTARKDGDHYILNGEKTFITNGMHADYVVVVCKTDPHAQPAHRGISLLIVENGIAGFKRGKKLNKIGMHSGDTAELIFEDVKVPVENLLGEEGKGFYYLMEKLQQERLVVALQVQVEAEEMLKLTINYVKERKAFGSRIADFQNTQFKLAEMATEIDIGRTYVNTLTEKHINGEDIVKEVSMAKWWISEMAKRVAAECLQLHGGYGYMEEYEIARRYRDISVTSIYAGTTEIMKGIIAKKILS
- a CDS encoding SRPBCC family protein encodes the protein MSTKIEIIYTLNAAREIVFKAFTQAEHLRNWWGPKGWDFNISTFEFSQDGVFHYSQKSPDGDIMWVKFIYDEISTPEKFIYTQFFSDEEGNLVRAPFDNTWPLKIRNTFTFLEHDGKTTLTMIETPVSATEEELKTFVESQDMVQEGFSGTFNQLEDYLSKESNMQN
- a CDS encoding helix-turn-helix domain-containing protein, producing MDNEKIGHLIYQLRKEKGLTQKQLADEMHLSDRTISKWERGYGCPDITLLPQLSALLEVPIEDLLDGEVTMNEMVGGNMKKSLYYVCPNCTNIGLATGNFTVSCCGRKLEPLEAKKATNAEKLSVEMIDNEWFVSSEHPMTKEHYISFVAFATGEQIQLIKQYPEWGLNVRLPKKKLGQMFWYDTKDGLFYQYVR
- a CDS encoding efflux RND transporter permease subunit, which encodes MNGLVNFVIKNKLAVWLLTLIITFSGIYSATRMKMESIPDISIPFLIVMGVYPGATPEQVMDDVSVPFEKAIESLEDVKGVYSTSSSNVSQVQVEYEYGVDMDEKKRQLESALDNITLPKDVQKPTVMAISMNMMPVVALSISSTEEEIVELTSTVEDIILPKINKIDGVASASITGQHIEEVAFTYDEKKMADLGLTEDSVKQMVQASDLAISLGLYEFKDGEQAVAIDGKFKTMEDLKEMLIPVTPSAANPSPFVKLGDIADIKTVGKVQSVSRTNGKDAIAIQIVKGQDANTVTVVNAVKDLMAEEEKLIKGLKVDISLDQGQPIEDSVFTMIEKAVFGGLIAILIILLFLRDFKSTIISIISIPVSVFMALLLLNWLGITLNIMTLGAITVAIGRVIDDSIVVVENIYRRMHLKDEKLQGRALIREATLEMFKPIFSSTLVTVAVFAPLIFVGGMVSELFLPFALTMSFALIASLIVAVTIVPALSHFLFRKKIYGEKAESQHKEVGKLAVAYRNFLEKCLNHKWITSIVAVAMLVGSLMLTPLIGFSFMGSQEEKMMYLTYSPGTGELIDNTLANIEEVEKELLKRDDVDIIQLSVTTEASTDPSAMMMGGSAGSGLMFLIFDPEMEAAKFTKAKKEVEDYIFNIGQSGEWKTQNFGMGGMSSNEVSYTLYSEDLDKLRTAVSQVEGALQDIKGLEDIKSNASNPYVEHVLKVDQQDVLQYGLTTAQILMALQVDTSKEVLTTVENNGKDINVVVQRDAKASAASIDELLKTPVQTAMGTTMTLGELVKVEEGTTLTSLSRQKGEFFATVSGTITDKDISKATSAADEKIADLDLPKGVTTGVGGVAADMAQTFTQLGLAMVAAIAIVYFILVVTFGEGLAPFAILFSLPFAVIGSWVGLWASGQTISVSVLMGLLMLIGIVVTNAIVLVDRIIHMEHDGMNMREAILEAGATRLRPILMTAIATIGAMVPMAFGGAGGGLISQDLAITVIGGLLSSTLLTLIVVPIVYELLSKMLKKNRKDVRDN